A window from Hirundo rustica isolate bHirRus1 chromosome 25, bHirRus1.pri.v3, whole genome shotgun sequence encodes these proteins:
- the FAM110D gene encoding protein FAM110D, with protein MVPLGSPALAVCASGNLRLVAPGRGSPLAWLSRGPECPQGPGGSGGRRASAVERLEADKAKYVKSQQVIARRQEPALRGSPRPSPHGRRLLARQPCGERCPASELSREAPRKLPCPQSPVSRRGGGRRLLRPDSLVIYRQKRDCPAGDKENAKGSGLVRRLFQGPLRDRAPSSPPARPLGEAPRAPRSPETPMLWAPAEKEEARTPGGDSGGDSGGVFPVPGGPAEQPPGVPGKEPLALRVSLPLSEKERFFNYCGLDRALVELLGRERFGPAGWDSASARGPGSCESEPGRASGGSERDAGPGEEEPDPRLGSAVSVVERNARVIKWLYGCQRAWAAAKESTV; from the coding sequence ATGGTGCCCTTGGGCAGCCCCGCTCTCGCCGTCTGCGCCTCCGGCAACCTTCGCCTGGTGGCTCCCGGCCGCGGCTCGCCCCTGGCCTGGCTCAGCCGGGGCCCCGAGTGCCCGCAGGGCccggggggcagcgggggccGCAGAGCCAGCGCCGTGGAGCGCCTGGAGGCCGACAAGGCCAAGTACGTCAAGTCGCAGCAGGTGATCGCCAGGCGGCAGGAGCCGGCGCTGCGGGGCTCTCCGCGGCCGTCCCCGCACGGCCGGCGCCTGCTGGCCCGGCAGCCCTGCGGAGAGCGCTGCCCGGCCTCGGAGCTGAGCCGGGAGGCGCCGCGGAAGCTGCCGTGCCCGCAGTCCCCCGTGTCGcgccgcggcggcggcaggCGCCTGCTGAGACCCGACTCGCTCGTCATCTACCGGCAGAAGCGGGACTGCCCGGCCGGGGACAAGGAGAACGCCAAGGGCTCCGGGCTGGTGCGGCGCCTCTTCCAGGGACCCCTCAGAGACAGAGCCCCCAGCTCGCCCCCCGCCAGGCCGCTGGGCGAGGCGCCCAGAGCCCCCCGGAGCCCCGAGACCCCCATGCTGTGGGCGCCTGCGGAGAAGGAGGAGGCGCGGACGCCGGGAGGCGACAGCGGAGGCGACAGCGGCGGCGTCTTCCCCGTGCCCGGCGGCCCCGCGGAGCAgccccccggtgtccccgggaAGGAGCCGCTGGCTCTGCGGGTGTCGCTGCCGCTGTCGGAGAAGGAGCGCTTCTTCAACTACTGCGGGCTGGACCGGGCGCTGGTGGAGCTGCTGGGCCGGGAGCGCTTCGGGCCGGCGGGCTGGGACAGCGCCTCGGCCCGGGGCCCCGGCTCCTGCGAGTCCGAGCCCGGGAGAGCCTCGGGGGGCAGCGAGAGGGACGCGGGGCCGGGCGAGGAGGAGCCGGACCCGCGGCTGGGCTCGGCCGTCTCGGTGGTGGAGCGGAACGCCCGCGTTATCAAGTGGCTCTACGGCTGCCAGAGAGCCTGGGCGGCTGCCAAGGAATCCACGGTCTGA
- the C25H1orf232 gene encoding uncharacterized protein C1orf232 homolog — MAQGFWRLYKAKVLQTLGGPRPDGALQDEGDPPELMETAERPALMEEGASPVSQLARKVQGVGARGWRTLSSLFTREDEHQLLSPEPCPDHPLAAEPSEMPHTERAPGFWDLFATKWQQAAGPDKGVPPPEPGESPGEPPGDDGSDLREPEEGAFHWGFLAGKLAEIRNKNAPKGN; from the exons ATGGCCCAGGGCTTCTGGCGGCTCTACAAGGCCAAAGTGCTGCAGACCCTGGGGGGGCCGCGGCCGGACGGGGCCCTGCAGGACGAG GGAGATCCCCCCGAGCTGATGGAGACGGCCGAGCGCCCCGCGCTGATGGAGGAGGGAGCCAGCCCCGTGTCCCAGCTGGCCAGGAAG GTGCAGGGGGTGGGTGCCCGGGGCTGGCGGACGCTCTCATCCCTCTTCACCCGCGAGGACGAGCACCAGCTGCTCAGCCCGGAGCCCTGTCCAGACCA CCCTCTGGCCGCCGAGCCGTCCGAGATGCCCCACACCGAGAGGGCGCCTGGATTTTGGGATCTCTTTGCTACCAAGTGGCAGCAGGCGGCGGGGCCGGACAAGGGGGTGCCCCCCCCGGAGCCGGGTGAGAGCCCTGGGGAGCCGCCGGGTGACGATGGCAGCGACCTGCGGGAGCCAGAGGAAGGGGCCTTCCACTGGGGCTTCCTGGCCGGCAAACTGGCCGAAATCCGGAATAAAAACGCCCCCAAGGGCAACTAG
- the ZNF593 gene encoding zinc finger protein 593 encodes MSPRNGRRTGAHRAHSLARQLKTKRRRRDLDEIHADLKPENAARLLRQEIDPDLPGCAQFYCLHCARYFVDLNSMKEHFRSKVHKKRLKQLREAPYTQEEAERAAGMGSYIPPKKVEVQTQPLEEVTEMETSG; translated from the exons ATGTCCCCGCGGAACGGGCGGCGCACCGGGGCGCACCGGGCGCACTCGCTCGCCCGGCAGCTGAAGACGAAGCGGCGCCGGCGCGACCTGGACGAGATCCACGCGGACCTGAAGCCCGAGAACGCGGCGCGGCTGCTGCGGCAGGAGATCGACCCCGACCTGCCGGGCTGCGCCCAGTTCTACTGCCTGCACTGCGC GCGTTATTTCGTGGACCTGAACAGCATGAAGGAGCACTTCAGATCCAAGGTGCACAAGAAGAG GCTGAAGCAGCTGCGCGAGGCTCCGTACACGCAGGAGGAGGCAGAACGCGCCGCCGGGATGGGCTCCTACATCCCCCCAAAGAAGGTGGAGGTGCAGACCCAGCCCCTCGAGGAGGTCACCGAGATGGAGACGTCCGGCTGA
- the CNKSR1 gene encoding connector enhancer of kinase suppressor of ras 1, whose protein sequence is MEPVRTWGPAQVTAWLRGLDAAVQGYPFHTWGLSGPDLLGLDAGVLEALGVRPLGHQELLLEATEQLRHLDSGLASTSLRTLTERLQELAQGIQSLAQGGLSAGDAPQPPSLTLLARVINLVGAAKELFSWLNRYLFSTLNDFSASRDIVLLCAQLAETLQADLPAAERNVGILQICRHIAGICQSIVGCSPPALLDRGAVLQRVVLALPPGPGCSPPMSPSTPALPLGLRQSPPTSPEAPTLPPSRWSSPPGSPETPRAPSDLLGSPESLLSARLGFEITSTSSCLHFVSATAAEALAAHGGHVLPGDEIVQVNEQVVVGWTPASLARKLLETGNRVTLVLKKIPLDLPSSPPSPGQQPPGAFLDAADSPGTRSGESPGSPVSLTSSVAADLDSGPDSAPDPVTDEEQEEDERDLRLPGAVEELPRLPGAEEELPRLPGQGAAEVWDSGTALEAPLDTPLSPSPSTPAATEPCATELSPRAAPTAGAGGTEPCQLPGEGSPGTGRRQKGVATRLSRRRVSCRDLGRVDCDGWLLKKKDHASFMAQKWKRCWFVLKGHTLYWYNHPNDERAAGLINVATYDLESTREQKKKYVFQLCHQTYKPFVFAAETLADLSMWVSRLVAAKTKCTLAQQAVPDKEEDCYSETEAEDPDDETPRHGPDAPRRRLQHTPEKLSPASSPQGSPRPCSPMDPAGEDLESLMLCLRQGGVSLLGQRRSLTQEQCRKSFLRRNKNPHINERVHAVRALQSTLKAKLAELQALEQLLGEAALTSDTFRRWKEQHQELYQELQEGWAGQQGQGDAGDQQSPPKEAAEP, encoded by the exons ATGGAGCCCGTGCGCACCTGGGGCCCCGCACAGGTGACCGCCTGGCTCCGAG GGCTGGACGCGGCGGTGCAGGGGTACCCCTTCCACACCTGGGGGCTGTCGGGGCCTGACCTGCTGGGGCTGGACGCGGGGGTCCTGGAGGCGCTGGGCGTGCGGCCCTTGGgacaccaggagctgctgctggaggccaCGGAGCAGCTCCGTCACCTG GACTCAGGGCTGGCGAGCACCAGCCTGCGGACGCTGACGGAgcggctgcaggagctggcGCAGGGCATCCAGAGCCTGGCGCAGGGGGGGCTGTCAGCAGGGGACGCCCCCCAGCCGCCTTCCCTCACCCTCCTGGCTCGAGTCATCAACCTGGTCGGGGCTGCCAAGGAACTCTTCTCCTGGCTCAACAG GTACCTCTTCTCCACCCTCAATGACTTTTCGGCCAGCCGGGACATCgtcctgctctgtgcccagctggCAGAGACGCTGCAGGCG GACCTTCCCGCGGCCGAGAGGAACGTCGGGATCCTGCAGATT TGCCGCCACATCGCGGGCATCTGCCAGAGCATCGTGGGCTGCAGCCCGCCGGCGCTGCTGGACCGCGGGGCCGTGCTGCAGCGCGTGGTGCTGGCGCTGCCCCCCGGCCCAGGGTGCAGCCCCCCGATGTCCCCCAGCACCCCAGCGCTGCCCCTCGGCCTGCGGCAGAGCCCCCCGACATCCCCTGAGGCGCCAACGCTGCCCCCCAGCCGATGGAGCAGCCCCCCAGGGTCCCCTGAGACCCCGAGAGCACCCTCCGATCTTCTGGGGAGCCCCGAGTCGCTCCTCTCCGCCCGACTG GGCTTTGAGATCAcctccaccagctcctgcctgcactTCGTGTCTGCCACTGCCGCAGAG GCCCTGGCTGCCCACGGGGGCCACGTCCTGCCCGGAGATGAGATCGTGCAGGTCAACGAGCAGGTCGTG GTGGGTTGGACGCCCGCCAGCCTGGCGAGGAAGCTGCTGGAGACTGGGAACAGGGTGACTTTGGTGCTGAAGAAGATCCCCCTCGACCTGCCCAGCTCACCCCCCTCTCCCGGGCAGCAG CCCCCAGGAGCATTTTTGGATGCTGCAGATTCCCCTGGCACCAGGAGTGGCGAGAGCCCGGGCAGCCCCGTGTCCTTGACCTCCAG CGTTGCGGCCGACTTGGACTCGGGACCAGACTCTGCCCCGGATCCCGTCACTGacgaggagcaggaagaggacgAGCGGGACCTGCGGCTGCCCGGGGCTGTGGAGGAGCTGCCGAGGCTGCCCggggctgaggaggagctgcCGAGGCTGCCCGGACAGG GTGCTGCGGAGGTGTGGGACAGTGGAACCGCCCTGGAAGCCCCCCTGGACACCCCCCTGAGCCCCTCTCCGAGCACCCCTGCTGCCACCGAGCCCTGTGCCACTGAGCtgagccccagggcagcccccaccgcgggggctggggggacagAGCCCTGTCAGCTCCCAGGGGAG ggcagccccggcACGGGACGAAGACAAAAAG GAGTGGCGACCAGGCTGAGCCGCCGGCGGGTGTCGTGCCGGGACCTGGGCCGGGTGGACTGCGATGGGTGGCTCCTCAAGAAGAAGGACCACGCGTCCTTCATGGCCCAGAAGTGGAAGCGGTGCTGGTTCGTGCTCAAGGGCCACACGCTCTACTGGTACAACCACCCCAAC GATGAGAGGGCTGCAGGACTCATCAACGTGGCCACCTACGACCTGGAGAGCACCAGGGAGCAGAAGAAGAAGTA CGTGttccagctgtgccaccagACGTACAAACCCTTTGTCTTTGCTGCCGAAACCTTGGCCGACCTGAGCAT gtGGGTCAGTCGCCTGGTAGCAGCCAAAACAAAGTGCACGCTGGCCCAGCAGGCAGTCCCGGACAAGGAAGAAG ACTGCTACAGTGAGACAGAAGCTGAGGACCCCGATGATGAGACCCCCAGGCACGGACCCGACGCG CcgaggaggaggctgcagcacacCCCGGAGAAGCTCTCCCCggccagcagcccccagggcaGCCCCCGGCCCTGCTCCCCCATGG ACCCCGCCGGGGAGGATCTGGAGAGCCTGATGCTGTGCCTGAGGCAGGGCGGGGTGTCCCTCCTGGGGCAGCGGCGCTCCCTGACGCAGGAGCAGTGCCGAAAATCCTTCCTGCGGCGCAACAAGAACCCGCACATCAACGAGAGGGTGCACGCCGTGCGGGCCCTGCAGAGCACGCTCAAG GCGAAGCTGGCGGAGCTGCAGgcgctggagcagctgctgggagaggccGCGCTCACCTCGGACACGTTCCGGCGCTGGaaggagcagcaccaggagctgtaccaggagctgcaggagggctgggcagggcagcagggccagggcgaTGCTGGAGACCAGCAGAGCCCTCCCAAAGAGGCAGCTGAGCCCTGA
- the DNAJC8 gene encoding dnaJ homolog subfamily C member 8: MAAAGPGAGAAEDAFLTFYNEVKQIEKRDSVLTSKNQIDRLTRPGSSYFNLNPFEVLQMDPEATDEEIKKRFRQLSILVHPDKNQDDADRAQKAFEAVDKAYKLLLDEEQKKRALDVIQAGKEYVEHTVKEKKKQLKKDGKPPTVEEDDPEVFKQAVYKQTMKLFAELEIKRKEREAKEMHERKRQREEEIEAQEKAKREREWQKNFEESRDGRVDSWRNFQANTKGKKEKKNRTFLRPPKVKMEQRE, translated from the exons atggcggcggcggggcccggcgcggGCGCGGCCGAGGACGCGTTCCTGACCTTCTATAACGAG gtaaaacaaattgaaaaacGAGACTCTGTTTTAACATCAAAAAACCAAATTGACCGGCTGACCCGACCTGGATCTTCATATTTCAACTTGAACCCCTTTGAG GTGCTGCAGATGGACCCTGAAGCCACAGatgaagagataaagaaaagatTCAGACAG CTGTCAATATTGGTGCACCCAGACAAAAACCAAGATGATGCAGACAGAGCCCAGAAGGCATTTGAAG CTGTAGATAAAGCTTACAAGCTGCTGCTAGATGAGGAGCAAAAGAAGAGAGCCTTGGATGTGATACAGGCAGGGAAAGAATATGTGGAGCACACT gtgaaagaaaaaaagaagcagctgaagAAGGATGGAAAACCTCCCACTGTAGAGGAGGATGATCCCGAAGTT TTCAAACAAGCTGTGTACAAACAGACAATGAAGCTCTTTGCTGAACTGGAAattaagaggaaagaaagagaagcaaaagaaatgcaTGAAAG GAAGCggcagagggaagaagaaattgAAGCACAAGAGAAAGCTAAACGAGAGCGAGAATGGCAGAAGAACTTCGAG GAAAGTCGGGATGGTCGTGTAGACAGCTGGAGAAATTTCCAGGCAAATacaaaggggaagaaagaaaagaagaacagGACCTTCCTGAGACCTCCCAAAGTAAAAATGGAGCAGCGTGAATGA
- the ATP5IF1 gene encoding ATPase inhibitor, mitochondrial translates to MAAVAVVAARGGLRGALLVQQQRWSSGSGADQLGELGKGAGKGGGGGGSIREAGGAFGKKQAAEEERYFREKEREQLSALRKHHEEEIHHHQKEIERLQKEIERHKHKIKQLKD, encoded by the exons ATGGCGGCCGTGGCGGTGgtggcggcgcggggcggcctCCGCGGGGCTCtgctggtgcagcagcagcgctggagcTCGGGATCGGGCGCCGACCAG CTGGGCGAGCTGGGTAAAGGCGCAGGgaagggcggcggcggcggcggttCCATCCGTGAGGCCGGCGGCGCCTTCGGGAAGAAGCAGGCGGCCGAGGAGGAGCGGTACTTCAG ggaaaaggagcGGGAGCAGCTCTCTGCCTTACGGAAACACCACGAGGAAGAGATCCACCACCACCAGAAAGAGATTGAGCGTCTGCAGAAAGAAATCGAGCGCCACAAGCATAAGATCAAGCAGCTTAAAGATTAA